The genomic stretch GGAATAGCGAGGGAGTGAATGCATATGCTAGCGTTTCTACGTGCATGTGGATGATTATCATTTCTCAATACATTGTGAGGTTCGCTTGCAATAACAATTAACAGTCGTGTCGTTGAAAAGTGTACATACTCTACTAAAGCTAGCTCTAGCTACTAACTAGGGTTTTAGTTTTTAAGAATTAAGAAAGTGAGAATGGCTAGTTTGATATTTTATCTTCCAAAAGTGCgcagaatgattttttttaaaaattccaTGTTCTTTCCTTTACTTaaaacaagaagaaggataCTTCCATGACCTTTCATTTGGAAAAAGGGCTCCGTACCTCCACAACCATGACTAGATACAAACATATCTGTGTCACATCTTCATCAGCTAGCATTTGTCCATACTTTTGAAGCTGGGAGAAAATATTGCCTCTCTTTTTCGAATAGCTCCAATaaagtatgttttttttttgcaggttcGCATATGGGGTTGTCCTCCAGTTGGATATACCCGCGTTGGCCGTCACTGTAGTTGAATGAACACGGACAAACTCTTACCATTTTAAAATGCCAAGTACAAATGTTTATCAATCAGGTAAGATCCGAACTCTTTAATCTGATTCCTATTTCATCTAATCGGCTCCGCTAATCCGACCTATAAACCATAATTCCATGATATAATTGTATATTTTCGATGTTGGACAAACAGTTATATATTCAATCATCtcaaatacaaatatatatatatatatatatattctaagcAAAGTACGCTAGGCACTAGTCTGACGGTGAACAAACGCCTAGCCTCTAAATATTTCTTCTTGTTTCAAAGCCTCTGGTATAGTCATGATGGTGGTCTCtcttccaccacttgcccaAACCATTGGGTGATCCTCGGAGGTCCTCACATGCGCTTCTTCGGATTTCCGGTGATCCGGGCCATCATAAATGGATCCACCCCTGGTGACCACGGTTTACGGATATAATTAAGATATGCATACATTTCTATATTTTATTGTATCACTGTATCAACTGAAGCATTAGTATTATATTAATTCGTAAAAACAGATGATTAGCACATTTTCTTGTTTGCTTCTTCCACTTGCATGCCCTGTGATTTCATCCATTCAATAAAATTCTTGAAGATCTTGTTAGATTGGCCGCCTTCTTCTACATTGGCGATGGCCAATTCCTTCAGTTTCAAAGCTCTTTCGTTGAAATCTTTGTCTCCGAGCAGTCGTTCCAACTTGTTcttgatttcttcttttgtgATGATGCCAGTTTCATTCTTTTCGAATTTCAATCCCACCTTCCAAACGTCGCAAATGTAGCTCTCATTAGTGAACTGGTCTGCAAAGTATGGCCAGCACAAGAAAGGAACCCCATTGCTTAGGCCTTCTAGGGTAGAGTTCCAACCGCAATGGCTTAGAAAGCAAGCAATCGAAGGATGAGCCAGAACCTTCTGTTGAGGTGCCCAACCCACCATCCGACTGCGAGAGGCTACTCGCTCTTGATATCCTTCCGGGTAGGGATCACTTGTCGTGTCAGTGATATCTTGCCTCACGACCCAGAGAAATGGCCTCGCGGATAATTCGAGAGCCAGGGCCAATTCTTTAAATTGGGTTGGATTAAAAACTGTGAAGCTGCCAAACGCAACATAGATCACTGAGTTGGGTGGCTGTTGATCCAGCCACTCTAAGCAAGTTGAGTCTTGTGGCCAGAAGTGGCCTGCTGAATTCCCAAGCCGTCTGCTCGCCAAGAGCGGGCCTATCGGTAGAATGTCGGGTGCAAAAGTGAATGTTGCTGGCTCAAGATCATACGCAGAGTTGCAAAGAAGCCAGTCCGCCACTTGCACAGCCTTGTTGCTTTTTAAGATTGATTGAAACAAGATTTTCTGAGTGGTTTTATTACCAAGACATGCCCAGATAAAGTCTTCAGTTTTCATGGTGGGCATGTTTGGTGCCAACTGAATCACCTGGTTTTTCAATATGGTTCCTGCCATGAGTGAATGAAATGAATGATCATGGAAAGATGACCATAAAAACAGAACTTAAGAGTTGCATTTCCTATTACTAATCATGGGGGTTTCAACTGTCAAGAGGATTAGTCACAAATCGAGGCTTCGATAGATGTGAGACTCAACACATGCCACACAACCCGAAGTTTCACTACAGTTACCCAAAATTTAGATCAAGTTCAAATAGTCACTAGCAAGGACCAAGTCTACATCCATCTCTGGTA from Pyrus communis chromosome 7, drPyrComm1.1, whole genome shotgun sequence encodes the following:
- the LOC137739807 gene encoding UDP-glycosyltransferase 83A1-like gives rise to the protein MSSPHILVIPAPAQGHVIPMMELSQCLVNHGFKVTFVNTDFNHNRVTNYLGDDQSHIRRDCIDLVSIPDGLEPEQDRNDLGKLSEAARRVMPGKLEELIEKINNRGEGDKITCVIADQTIGWALEIAVKMKTKVLAFWPASAAVLALKFSIPMLIDEGIIDNDGTILKNQVIQLAPNMPTMKTEDFIWACLGNKTTQKILFQSILKSNKAVQVADWLLCNSAYDLEPATFTFAPDILPIGPLLASRRLGNSAGHFWPQDSTCLEWLDQQPPNSVIYVAFGSFTVFNPTQFKELALALELSARPFLWVVRQDITDTTSDPYPEGYQERVASRSRMVGWAPQQKVLAHPSIACFLSHCGWNSTLEGLSNGVPFLCWPYFADQFTNESYICDVWKVGLKFEKNETGIITKEEIKNKLERLLGDKDFNERALKLKELAIANVEEGGQSNKIFKNFIEWMKSQGMQVEEANKKMC